The DNA sequence AAAAGAGGATTGAAAGTCCTTGCGCGCTAGGGAACAGTTTTACGGTAACTGTTCCCGTCTCAATGAAAAGAGGATTGAAAGTTTTAAAAAGTCCGCCATAGTTAAACTCATGTGAGTTATGTCTCAATGAAAAGAGGATTGAAAGTATTTTTTTCGCATCAGCATAGTGCCATTCGATGACCTCTGTCTCAATGAAAAGAGGATTGAAAGCTCTGCATCACCTCGCTTTCCTCAACGCTTGGATATCCAAGTCTCAATGAAAAGAGGATTGAAAGCATTGGTTTGAAAATTCATAGTGGACGTGATGGTAAGGTCTCAATGAAAAGAGGATTGAAAGATCACCTTTATCAATGCTGATTGCTCTGCCAACATATTTGTCTCAATGAAAAGAGGATTGAAAGAATGAACAAGAAATAAACCAATACCGCAGCAATAACTATGTCTCGCGGATCTCCACCTACAGTTCAAGCGTCAATCTCGCGTCTCAATGAAAAGAGGATTGAAAGAAGTGATGATTACAGGTAAGTGAAGTCTACCTCTTCGGTACGAGGGTTTAAGAAACCCCTCCGGTTGATAGCGACCTGCATGATGGTATCGGAGAGGTCTGGGGAGAGGAGATTCTCGAGAACGAGGAGCCTCTCAGCGGGCTATGGGATGGCTCCTTCACTTTAGGGATCCTCCTCTATACACCCGAGCGGCTAGGGATACCGCGGCAGGAAGGTCACCGTAACAGAGGCTCTCGAGAGTATGCAGATCAGCGGAGCTGATGGTGCCGCCGAGGTCCGGTGCGGGGGTCAGGAGTGGGATGCGGTCCGCGGGCGATCGAGCGGGGATAAGGTTAATAGGGTACCTCGGTACGTCGGCGGGATGCTGAAGGGGAGGGCTCTAGCGTTCGTCTTGATCCTCGCGATCGCTCCGCAGCTAGCCTCAGCTCAGAACGTTAAGCTGTGGGCATCTAAGAGCTACGTCACTATGGACGAGGGGATAGAGCTGAACCTCCTCTGGAGCGACTTCGGTTGCCCAGAATACCACGTGGTGCTCCTCAGGACTTACCCCAACGGCACCACCCTGAGGTACCCGGCCGAGGGCTATGGAGAACCCCTGAAGGCCCCCGGAGTGACCCCGATGAGGCTGAAGCTGGAAGGGGAGAGGGCGGGGAAGCACAAGTTCAAGTACGAGCTCTACTGCGGGACCAGCCATGCGGCCACCAGCAACGAGGTCGAGGTGATCGTGAGCAGGGGTAGCTCCTCCTTGGAGTTGCGAGCCTCTCCCGAGAGGTTGCTGATGGGAGAGGAGGTCGAGTTATCCGGCTTCGTGAGCCCCAGGGTGAGCGGGAAGGTGAGCCTGGAGGTGATCAGCCCCTCTGGATCGAGCAGGGACATCGCTCTGCACTCGGATGGGAACTTCTCCTACAGGTTGGTTCTGAACGAGAGCGGTACCTGGCGCTTCAGGGCCTCCTGGAGTGGGAACATCGACTACCTAGGGGCCTCAAGCGACTGGATAACTGTGGAGGTGAGCGAAAAGCCCATTATAGTTCAGGTGAGAACTGATCCCCCTGGGTTAAGGGTCTACGTCGATGGGGGAGCTTACGAAGGTGGAGGGGATTTCGAGTGGGTCAAGGGGAGCTCCCACAACCTCTCGGCGGATGCGGTCATAACCTCGGATGGGGTGAGGTACGTCTTCATGGGGTGGAGGGGGAAGGGGAGCTCCCGAAACCTCTCCCTGAGGGTGGAGCGTCCTGAGGTATGCGTGGCGGAGTACAAGGTCCAGTACTATCTGAACGTGACCTCGGAGCTCGGGGAGGCGGAGGGATCCGGTTGGTACGATGCCGGGAGCTACGCTAGGGCTATCCTAAAGCAGGGGAAGCTTGAGGGCGATTTCCCATGGGTCTACGTCTTCTCCGGATGGGAGGGAGATGCCGAGGGGAAGGGACTCGCCTCGGAACCCATACTCATGGATAGGCCCAAGTCGGCCGTGGCTAGGTGGGAGAGGAGGATGGAGCCATACGGGTTGGCCCTAATAATAGCTACGGCTTTAGCTTCCCTCTTCGGCGCCCTCTCCCTCTACCTGCTCTACAAGTACGAGCGGATCAGGAGGGAGAGGCCGAGGGCGGGCGTCGATGAGGAGAGAGTGAGGAGGATCAGGGAGAGGATAGCGAGGCTTGAGGAAATGAGGAAGAGAGGAGAGGTGCCCGAGAGGGTCTACAGGAGGCTCAAGGAGGAGTACTCCAGGGAGCTGAGGAGAGCCAAGGAGGGGAGGTGATCGATCCTCCAACGGCCCCGGAGTCCGAGATCGCGGGGCTATGTTGACAGCTGGCGGCCGCGAGGGACCGAGCGGAAAATGCTCTCAGGGGATCGGTCCGGGGCGGGTGGTACCCGAGGGATCGCGAACTCGCGCTCAGCATTTTTTACTTACGGGAGTACCTCCCACCTATGAGCAAGAGGACGCACGTGGCGTTCGGTCTGCTGCTGGCATCCCTGCTCCTCAGGACCGACCTGATGCCCTTCATCCCGATCGTGTTCCTGGCCTCAGTGCTCCCCGACCTGGACCTCCTACTTAGGGATCTGCCGCTGATCGAACACAGGAAGACGTTCCACAACGTCTGGTTCCTCATCCTGGTTTACGCGTTAGCCGTGCGCTTCTCACCCAGGGTCTCGTATCTTATGGCGATCGGTGTGCTTTCCCACCTGATGATGGATAGCCTAACTAAGCAGGGGGTCATGTGGCTCTATCCACTCTCTAGGAGTAAGTTGAGTGGCCCGTTCAGGACAGGGGGTGCTTTCGACAACTCCATGTTCCTCATGCTGATGCTAGCGTCCATTTACGTTCTAGTTCAGGGATTCCTCCCTTAATCCCGGGGCGCGGGACCTCGAGTCCGCAGGTGCCCCACATACCCAAGTGACCGTCGGGGGGCAAGGTTAAATAGGAGTCGCGCCGATGGAAACCCGTGAGACCCGAGGACTCCGACGAGCTCCCTGAGTTCGCGCTCTACTACGGTGGAAGGCACATCTACGAGTCCGAGGAGGAGCCCGAGGGATCGGGAGGGGCTCCCGATAAGGTTAAGGTGACTATGGTGCTACTGGGCATCTGCTTCCCGATAATACTGATCGCTTACCTCATTTACAAGCTGATATCGAGGTCCCTCAAGAACCGCTAGGTCCTCGGCACACCCGGCTCGAGCGGTTGCGGCAGACCGAGGCTTCACGTCTCGTTGAGTCGACGAATCATCTGAAGGGTAGAGAAAGGGCTCAGTTAGGTCCATCGACCGGGAAGACCTCCTCCCTCTCGACCCTGGAGTTCCCGTTCAGGTCGACCCACCTGACGATGGCGAACGAAACCCGGTTCTCCTTGAGGTAGATGAGCGCGGCCTCCGTCCCGAACCTGTGGGTCCCCATCACGTAAATCCTTCCCCTCCAGGACACTATGAGTCCGTGATCCAACTTCCCCCAGGAGCTCCTGTAAGTAGTTCCGTTCACGTTGACGCTGTCCTTAGTGAACGAGATCCAAGGAATAGAAGCAGCTGGGTTTGATCTAGGCCCTCCAACGATGATCTTAGCCTCTTCCGAGATTTCCACGTTCCCGAAGACCCTCCTCACAGCTTCAATATCCACTCCCTTAGCGTTGAAGCTCCTGAAGGGCCTCAGCCACTCTCCAATGGAGCTCTCGGCCCTCTTCCCGATCACGGAGTAGCCCGTGCCGTCGTCACCCCACGGGGCCTCGGCCCAGTAGAAGAAGCCGCTTATCCTGGCGGCCTCCTCACCCAGGAAGAGCCTCCAAAGGCGATCCTGCTCCCCCTCATCCCTCTCCACCCTACTCCACCAGTCCCAAGGCCTAAGACCAGCTCCTCTAACGCTCCTGTAACCTATCTCGGTGAAGATAACTGGTTTTCCGTATAGCAGGATCAATGGGGCTATCCTGCTCTCGTGCAGAGCTCTCCAGGAGCTGCCGTTGACTATGGGGTAGTAAGCGTCCACCCCTATGAAGTCCAGGAGATCCCAGAAGGAGGTGGCTTCTGAGTTGAAGTTGGCCGAGTAACTGAGCTTCCCGGAGTAGAGGGTCCTGAGCTCCTTTACGATGTCCCTCCACTCCTCCCTCTTATCGAGCGAGCTCAGCTCAGCGCCTATTACGAGGCAGTCCACGTTGAGCTTCTCGCTGAGGGAGGCGTAGTGCCTCAGGTAGCTGGAGTAGCTGCGGAACCACTCGGAGACATCGGTGGGCGCTAGCTCGCTGCTCCGGCCTCCCTCGACTATCAACCCGATCCTCAGGAAGACCCCGAACCCCCTGCCCCTGGCCATGGTCACCGCTTTCTCGAGGTCCAGGTCGCTCGGAGTGGCCTCGAAGGCCTCCACGTGGCTCGACCTCGGGGAGGGGGCCCTCAGGTAGACTGTGATGAGCAGGTAATCGAAACCCATTCCCTTAAGCCTTTCCAGGGTCCTCAAGTACCAGCTGCTGTTGAGCTTCCCCCAGAGAACCACG is a window from the Candidatus Korarchaeum sp. genome containing:
- a CDS encoding metal-dependent hydrolase, whose protein sequence is MSKRTHVAFGLLLASLLLRTDLMPFIPIVFLASVLPDLDLLLRDLPLIEHRKTFHNVWFLILVYALAVRFSPRVSYLMAIGVLSHLMMDSLTKQGVMWLYPLSRSKLSGPFRTGGAFDNSMFLMLMLASIYVLVQGFLP